A genomic segment from Streptomyces sp. NBC_00654 encodes:
- the thrB gene encoding homoserine kinase has translation MAGPAFRAAAVRVRVPATSANLGPGFDALGLSLGLYDDVVVRVADSGLHIDIAGEGAQTLPRDESHLLVRSLRTAFDLLGGQPRGLEIVCANRIPHGRGLGSSSAAICAGIVAARAVTTGGDARLDDAALLELATEIEGHPDNVAACLLGGFTLAWMDGGAARALRMDPADSVVPVVFVPGRPVLTETARGLLPRTVPHVDAAANAGRAALLVAALTQRPELLLAATEDRIHQEYRGPAMPESLELVHRLRADGVPAVISGAGPTVLALAEEGSADKVARLAGEGWAANRLALDAAGASVLPLAP, from the coding sequence ATGGCCGGTCCCGCGTTCCGAGCTGCCGCCGTCCGGGTGCGCGTCCCCGCGACCAGCGCCAATCTGGGCCCGGGTTTCGACGCCCTCGGGCTGTCGCTGGGGCTGTACGACGATGTCGTGGTCCGGGTCGCCGACTCCGGGCTGCACATCGACATCGCAGGTGAGGGCGCGCAGACGCTCCCCCGCGACGAGAGCCACCTCCTCGTGCGCTCCCTGCGCACCGCCTTCGATCTGCTCGGCGGACAGCCCCGCGGCCTCGAAATCGTCTGTGCCAACCGCATCCCGCACGGACGGGGCCTCGGCTCCTCGTCCGCCGCCATCTGCGCCGGTATCGTCGCCGCCCGCGCCGTGACGACGGGCGGCGACGCCCGCCTCGACGACGCGGCCCTGCTGGAGCTGGCCACCGAGATAGAGGGCCACCCGGACAATGTCGCGGCCTGTCTGCTGGGCGGCTTCACCCTCGCCTGGATGGACGGCGGAGCGGCCAGGGCACTCAGGATGGACCCTGCGGATTCCGTCGTTCCGGTGGTTTTCGTCCCCGGCCGGCCGGTGCTCACCGAGACCGCCCGCGGCCTGCTGCCGCGCACCGTCCCGCATGTCGACGCCGCGGCCAACGCCGGGCGCGCGGCCCTGCTCGTAGCGGCTCTCACCCAGCGGCCGGAGCTGCTGCTCGCCGCCACCGAGGACCGTATCCACCAGGAATACCGCGGACCCGCGATGCCGGAGAGCCTGGAGCTGGTGCACCGGCTGCGCGCCGACGGCGTCCCCGCGGTCATCTCCGGCGCGGGACCCACGGTCCTCGCGCTGGCGGAGGAGGGTTCGGCCGACAAGGTCGCCCGACTGGCGGGCGAGGGGTGGGCCGCGAACAGGCTCGCGCTCGACGCCGCGGGCGCGAGCGTTCTGCCGCTCGCCCCGTAA
- the thrC gene encoding threonine synthase, which yields MTSKGTHQWRGIIEEYRDRLPVTSTTPVVTLREGGTPLVPAQVLSERTGCEVHLKVEGANPTGSFKDRGMTMAITRAKEEGAQAVICASTGNTSASAAAYAVRAGMVCAVLVPQGKIALGKMGQALVHGARILQVDGNFDDCLTLARSLSDNYPVALVNSVNPVRIEGQKTAAFEIVDALGDAPDIHVLPVGNAGNITAYWKGYTEYAADRVSTHAPRMWGFQASGSAPIVRGEIVKDPSTIATAIRIGNPASWQYALAARDESGGFIDEVTDRQILSAYRLLASQEGVFVEPASAASVAGLLKAAEEGKVDPGQKIVCTVTGNGLKDPDWAVAGAPQPVTVPVDAAAAAEKLGLA from the coding sequence ATGACCAGCAAGGGCACCCACCAGTGGCGCGGCATCATCGAGGAGTACCGGGACCGTCTTCCGGTCACGAGCACGACGCCCGTCGTCACGCTTCGTGAGGGCGGTACGCCGCTCGTACCGGCGCAGGTCCTCTCCGAGCGCACGGGCTGCGAGGTGCACCTCAAGGTCGAGGGCGCCAACCCCACCGGTTCGTTCAAGGACCGCGGGATGACCATGGCCATCACCCGGGCCAAGGAGGAGGGCGCGCAGGCCGTCATCTGCGCCTCCACCGGCAACACCTCCGCCTCCGCCGCCGCGTACGCGGTGCGGGCCGGAATGGTCTGCGCCGTCCTCGTACCGCAGGGCAAGATCGCGCTCGGCAAGATGGGCCAGGCGCTCGTCCACGGCGCCAGGATCCTCCAGGTCGACGGCAACTTCGACGACTGCCTGACCCTGGCCCGCTCGCTCTCGGACAACTACCCGGTGGCGCTGGTCAATTCGGTCAACCCGGTCCGCATCGAGGGCCAGAAGACCGCCGCGTTCGAGATCGTCGACGCGCTCGGCGACGCTCCGGACATCCATGTGCTGCCGGTCGGCAACGCGGGCAACATCACCGCGTACTGGAAGGGGTACACGGAGTACGCGGCTGACCGGGTCTCCACGCACGCACCGCGCATGTGGGGCTTCCAGGCATCCGGCTCCGCGCCGATCGTGCGCGGCGAGATCGTCAAGGACCCCTCCACGATCGCCACCGCGATCCGGATCGGCAACCCGGCCTCCTGGCAGTACGCCCTGGCCGCGCGGGACGAATCGGGCGGTTTCATCGACGAGGTGACGGACCGGCAGATCCTGTCCGCGTACCGGCTGTTGGCCTCGCAGGAGGGCGTCTTCGTCGAGCCGGCCTCGGCCGCGTCCGTCGCCGGTCTGCTCAAGGCCGCCGAAGAGGGCAAGGTCGACCCCGGCCAGAAGATCGTCTGCACGGTCACGGGCAACGGCCTCAAGGACCCCGACTGGGCCGTCGCGGGTGCCCCGCAGCCGGTCACCGTCCCGGTCGACGCGGCCGCCGCAGCCGAGAAGCTCGGCCTGGCGTAA
- a CDS encoding homoserine dehydrogenase has translation MMRTRPLKVALLGCGVVGSEVARIMTTHADDLAARIGAPVELAGVAVRRPSKVREGIDPALVTTDATALVKRGDIDVVIEVIGGIEPARTLITTAFEHGASVVSANKALLAEDGAALHAAAEKHGRDLYYEAAVAGAIPLVRPLRESLAGDKVNRVLGIVNGTTNFILDRMDTSGAGYSEALDEATALGYAEADPTADVEGFDAAAKAAILAGIAFHTRVRIGDVHREGITEVTAADIASARRMGCTVKLLAICERAADGQSVTARVHPAMIPLSHPLASVREAYNAVFVEAEAAGQLMFYGPGAGGAPTASAVLGDLVAVCRNKLNEAPGPGESAYTRLPVSPMGDVVTRYHISLDVADKPGVLAQVATVFAEQGVSIDTVRQQGRQDGGGEASLVVVTHRAPDAALSGTVEALRKLDTVRGVASIMRVEGE, from the coding sequence ATGATGCGTACGCGTCCGCTGAAGGTGGCGCTGCTGGGCTGTGGAGTGGTCGGCTCAGAGGTGGCGCGCATCATGACGACGCACGCCGACGACCTCGCCGCGCGTATCGGCGCGCCCGTCGAGCTCGCCGGTGTCGCCGTCCGCCGGCCCTCCAAGGTGCGGGAGGGAATCGATCCCGCGCTGGTCACCACGGATGCCACCGCACTGGTGAAACGGGGTGACATCGACGTCGTCATAGAGGTCATCGGGGGCATCGAGCCGGCCCGCACCCTCATCACGACCGCGTTCGAGCACGGTGCGAGCGTCGTCTCCGCCAACAAGGCGCTGCTCGCCGAGGACGGTGCCGCGCTGCACGCCGCCGCCGAGAAGCACGGCCGCGACCTCTACTACGAGGCGGCCGTGGCCGGTGCCATCCCCCTCGTACGGCCGCTGCGCGAGTCCCTCGCCGGTGACAAGGTCAACCGGGTGCTCGGCATCGTCAACGGCACCACCAACTTCATCCTCGACCGGATGGACACGAGCGGAGCCGGTTACTCCGAGGCGCTCGACGAGGCCACCGCCCTCGGGTACGCCGAGGCCGACCCGACCGCCGACGTGGAGGGGTTCGACGCCGCCGCGAAGGCCGCGATCCTCGCCGGTATCGCCTTCCACACCCGCGTACGCATCGGCGATGTGCACCGCGAGGGCATCACCGAGGTCACCGCCGCCGACATCGCCTCCGCCCGCCGCATGGGCTGCACGGTCAAGCTGCTCGCCATCTGCGAGCGCGCCGCCGACGGGCAGTCGGTCACCGCCCGCGTGCACCCCGCGATGATCCCGCTCAGCCACCCGCTGGCCTCCGTCCGCGAGGCGTACAACGCGGTCTTCGTCGAGGCGGAGGCGGCCGGGCAGCTGATGTTCTACGGCCCCGGCGCCGGTGGCGCGCCCACCGCGTCCGCCGTCCTGGGCGACCTGGTGGCGGTCTGCCGCAACAAGCTCAACGAGGCCCCCGGCCCCGGTGAGTCCGCCTACACGCGTCTGCCCGTCAGCCCGATGGGCGACGTCGTCACGCGCTACCACATCAGCCTCGACGTGGCCGACAAGCCTGGCGTACTCGCCCAGGTCGCGACGGTCTTCGCCGAGCAGGGCGTATCGATCGACACGGTGCGCCAGCAGGGCCGTCAGGACGGAGGCGGCGAGGCCTCTCTCGTCGTCGTCACCCACCGCGCGCCCGACGCCGCCCTCTCCGGGACCGTCGAAGCGCTGCGCAAGCTCGACACCGTGCGCGGTGTCGCCAGCATCATGCGTGTTGAAGGGGAGTAA
- a CDS encoding response regulator — MSGAYGRVLVVDDNKVIRQLIRVNLELEGFEVVTAADGVECLDLVHQVCPDAITLDVAMPRLDGLRTAARLRADPRTSHLPVAIISGCTQYEVDAGVSAGVDVFLAKPFEPSELVRIVHRLVRREDLPPLDGRRGVGRAGSAAG; from the coding sequence GTGTCAGGGGCGTACGGCCGCGTGCTTGTTGTCGACGACAACAAGGTCATCCGGCAGTTGATCAGGGTCAATCTCGAGCTGGAGGGCTTCGAGGTCGTGACCGCGGCTGATGGTGTCGAGTGTCTGGATCTGGTGCACCAGGTCTGCCCGGACGCGATCACGCTCGATGTCGCGATGCCCCGGCTCGACGGCCTGCGGACCGCCGCGCGGCTGCGGGCCGATCCCCGGACGAGTCATCTGCCCGTCGCGATCATCAGTGGCTGCACGCAGTACGAGGTGGACGCGGGGGTCTCGGCCGGCGTCGATGTCTTCCTGGCGAAGCCGTTCGAACCGAGCGAGCTGGTGCGGATCGTGCACCGGCTGGTGCGCCGGGAGGACCTGCCGCCGCTGGACGGGCGGCGAGGCGTGGGGCGGGCGGGGAGCGCCGCCGGCTGA
- the lysA gene encoding diaminopimelate decarboxylase → MSRSAHPAGPRHADVLTEGHYTAPAADLNVLDEKVWSRTVSRDADGALTVGGIGVARLAEEFGTPAYFLDESDFRARCRAWADAFGPGADVFYAGKAFLSRAVVRWLKEEGLNLDVCSGGELATALDAGMPAERIAFHGNNKTVAEIERAVEAGVGRIVLDSFQEIVRVAHIAQQRGVRQRVQIRVTVGVEAHTHEFIATAHEDQKFGIALAGGQAAEAVRRALTLDGLELIGIHSHIGSQIFDMAGFEVSARRVVQLLAEVRDEHGVELPEIDLGGGLGIAYTSEDDPREPHEIAKALSDIVTRECEAANLNTPRISVEPGRAIVGPTAFTLYEVGTIKPLEGLRTYVSVDGGMSDNIRTALYDAEYSVALVSRTSDAEPMLVRVVGKHCESGDIVVKDAFLPADLAPGDLIAVPATGAYCRSMASNYNHALRPPVVAVRDGGARVIVRRETEEDLLRLDVG, encoded by the coding sequence ATGAGCCGATCCGCACACCCCGCCGGACCCCGTCACGCCGACGTCCTGACGGAAGGGCACTACACCGCCCCGGCCGCCGATCTGAACGTGCTGGACGAGAAGGTCTGGTCCCGTACCGTCTCCCGCGACGCGGACGGCGCGCTCACCGTCGGCGGGATCGGCGTGGCACGCCTGGCCGAGGAGTTCGGCACCCCGGCGTACTTCCTCGACGAGAGCGACTTCCGCGCCCGCTGCCGCGCCTGGGCGGACGCCTTCGGCCCCGGTGCCGATGTCTTCTACGCCGGGAAGGCCTTCCTGTCGCGGGCCGTCGTGCGCTGGCTCAAGGAGGAGGGGCTCAACCTCGACGTCTGCTCCGGCGGCGAGCTGGCCACCGCGCTCGACGCCGGGATGCCGGCCGAGCGGATCGCCTTCCACGGCAACAACAAGACCGTCGCCGAGATCGAGCGGGCCGTCGAGGCGGGTGTGGGCCGCATCGTGCTCGACTCCTTCCAGGAGATCGTCCGGGTCGCCCACATCGCGCAGCAGCGGGGCGTGCGCCAGCGCGTCCAGATCCGGGTCACCGTCGGCGTCGAGGCGCACACCCACGAGTTCATCGCCACCGCGCACGAGGACCAGAAGTTCGGTATCGCGCTGGCCGGCGGGCAGGCCGCCGAGGCGGTGCGGCGGGCGCTGACCCTGGACGGTCTCGAACTGATCGGCATCCACTCGCACATCGGCTCGCAGATCTTCGACATGGCCGGTTTCGAGGTGTCCGCCCGGCGTGTGGTGCAGCTGCTCGCCGAGGTGCGCGACGAGCACGGCGTCGAGCTGCCCGAGATCGACCTCGGCGGCGGGCTGGGCATCGCGTACACCTCCGAGGACGACCCGCGCGAGCCGCACGAGATCGCCAAGGCGCTCAGCGACATCGTGACCCGTGAGTGCGAGGCCGCGAACCTGAACACCCCGCGCATCTCGGTCGAGCCGGGCCGTGCCATCGTCGGACCCACCGCGTTCACGCTCTACGAGGTCGGCACCATCAAGCCCCTCGAAGGGCTGCGCACCTACGTCAGCGTCGACGGCGGAATGTCGGACAACATCCGCACCGCGCTGTACGACGCCGAGTACAGCGTCGCGCTCGTCTCGCGCACCTCGGACGCCGAACCGATGCTGGTCCGGGTCGTCGGCAAGCACTGCGAGAGCGGGGACATCGTGGTCAAGGACGCCTTCCTGCCGGCCGACCTCGCTCCCGGAGACCTGATCGCGGTGCCCGCCACCGGCGCGTACTGCCGCTCCATGGCGAGCAACTACAACCACGCCCTGCGCCCGCCGGTCGTCGCCGTGCGCGACGGCGGGGCCCGAGTGATCGTCCGGCGCGAGACGGAGGAAGATCTCCTGCGTCTCGATGTCGGCTGA
- the nrtL gene encoding ArgS-related anticodon-binding protein NrtL, with protein MTPADLSRTVLHAVRRAVDEDALRAPVPARVRVERTRPGGSGDYACAVALQLAGPAALPALEVARILRDRVVAEPGIGRVDITGPGFLSFTLDAGTDAAARHALVHEVLERGPRYGHGDALRAEVLQFRHAREVRAAVSAHAVRALLLSQGARVRISCDEASDPDWARLGVTVDAHGVPPAPLTAVRPVPAGAEAGELLERLGPDAVRWGLLRPAGHDRAPLGDDLLVQSADNPLFLVRYAHSRARALTRGAALLGFDGAYDANTDARHPATDALFGLLADHPGVLLAAARHRAPDRLARHLEAVAHAFFDVHDSHPPLPAGDEKPSAAHRSRLALAEAAGTVLAGGLSLLGISAPEHL; from the coding sequence GTGACCCCCGCCGACCTCTCCCGGACCGTGCTGCACGCCGTGCGCCGCGCGGTCGACGAGGATGCGCTGCGCGCGCCCGTGCCCGCGCGCGTGCGGGTGGAGAGGACCCGGCCCGGCGGCAGCGGTGACTACGCCTGCGCCGTCGCGCTCCAGCTCGCCGGGCCCGCCGCGCTGCCGGCGCTGGAGGTCGCACGGATCCTGCGGGACCGGGTCGTCGCCGAGCCCGGGATCGGGCGGGTGGACATCACCGGGCCCGGGTTCCTGAGTTTCACCCTCGACGCCGGTACCGACGCCGCCGCTCGCCACGCCCTGGTGCACGAGGTGCTGGAGCGGGGGCCGCGGTACGGGCACGGCGACGCGCTCCGTGCGGAGGTGCTCCAGTTCCGGCACGCGCGTGAGGTACGGGCCGCCGTCAGCGCCCACGCGGTGCGCGCGCTGCTCCTCTCGCAGGGCGCCCGGGTGCGGATCAGCTGCGACGAGGCGTCCGACCCCGACTGGGCGCGGCTCGGAGTCACCGTCGACGCCCACGGGGTTCCGCCCGCCCCGCTCACCGCCGTACGGCCGGTTCCCGCCGGAGCGGAGGCGGGGGAGCTGCTGGAGCGGCTCGGGCCCGACGCCGTCCGGTGGGGGCTGCTGCGGCCCGCCGGGCACGACCGGGCGCCGCTCGGCGACGACCTGCTCGTCCAGAGCGCGGACAACCCGCTCTTCCTGGTGCGGTACGCCCACTCCCGGGCCCGTGCCCTCACGCGCGGCGCGGCGCTCCTCGGCTTCGACGGCGCGTACGACGCGAACACCGACGCCCGCCACCCCGCCACCGACGCCCTGTTCGGCCTTCTCGCCGACCACCCCGGTGTCCTCCTCGCCGCCGCCCGCCACCGCGCGCCGGACCGGCTCGCCCGGCACCTCGAAGCCGTGGCCCACGCCTTCTTCGACGTCCACGACTCCCATCCGCCGCTCCCCGCCGGCGACGAGAAACCCTCGGCCGCCCATCGCTCCCGGCTGGCCCTCGCCGAAGCCGCCGGGACGGTGCTGGCAGGCGGCCTGTCCCTGCTCGGTATCAGCGCGCCCGAACACCTCTGA
- the rho gene encoding transcription termination factor Rho: MSDTTDLMGVTADKNVDSAAPAEGAATGTTARRRRSGTGLEGMVLAELQQVASGLGIRGTARMRKSQLIEVIKEAQAGSSAAPKASTKAAAAPAGTDTESKPKRRATSKARTGDEAAAPADKSEAQQQIDIPGQPASDDQPAGERRRRRATAQAGSPEAKTDAKTEAKAEVRAEPQAEQKNDDRGESKAESGADNAEGRRGDRRDRGERGDRGDRGDRRERQRDRRGKGDDQGQQGGGQRPQRQGQGQSPSQGQQGRDSGPQDDGYDDEAGGRRGRRGRYRDRRGRRGREDFASDVQVADDDVLIPVAGILDILDNYAFIRTSGYLPGPNDVYVSLAQVRKNGLRKGDHVTGAVRQPKDGERREKFNALVRLDSVNGMAPETGRGRPEFQKLTPLYPQDRLRLETDSNVLTTRIIDLVAPIGKGQRGLIVAPPKTGKTMILQAIANAITVNSPECHLMVVLVDERPEEVTDMQRSVKGEVISSTFDRPAEDHTTVAELAIERAKRLVELGHDVVVLLDSITRLGRAYNLAAPASGRILSGGVDSTALYPPKRFFGAARNIEDGGSLTILATALVETGSRMDEVIFEEFKGTGNMELKLDRKLSDKRIFPAVDVDASSTRKEEILLGTDELAVVWKLRRVLHALDQQQAIELLLDRMKKTQSNAEFLLQIQKTTPGNGND; encoded by the coding sequence GTGAGCGACACCACCGATCTGATGGGCGTGACTGCCGACAAGAACGTCGACAGCGCCGCGCCCGCCGAAGGTGCTGCCACTGGCACCACCGCACGGCGCCGCCGCTCCGGCACCGGCCTCGAGGGCATGGTCCTGGCCGAGCTGCAGCAGGTCGCGTCCGGCCTCGGTATCAGGGGAACTGCGCGGATGCGCAAGAGCCAGCTGATCGAGGTCATCAAGGAGGCGCAGGCGGGCAGCTCTGCCGCGCCCAAGGCCTCCACCAAGGCCGCTGCGGCCCCCGCCGGCACGGACACCGAGAGCAAGCCGAAGCGGCGTGCCACCTCCAAGGCGCGCACCGGGGACGAGGCCGCCGCACCGGCCGACAAGTCCGAGGCCCAGCAGCAGATCGACATCCCCGGTCAGCCGGCCAGCGACGACCAGCCCGCCGGCGAGCGCCGTCGGCGCCGGGCCACCGCTCAGGCGGGCAGCCCCGAGGCCAAGACCGATGCCAAGACCGAGGCCAAGGCCGAGGTCCGCGCGGAGCCGCAGGCCGAGCAGAAGAACGACGACCGCGGCGAGTCCAAGGCCGAGTCCGGCGCCGACAACGCCGAGGGCCGCCGCGGCGACCGCCGGGACCGCGGCGAGCGTGGTGACCGCGGTGACCGCGGTGACCGGCGCGAGCGTCAGCGCGACCGTCGCGGCAAGGGCGACGACCAGGGCCAGCAGGGCGGCGGGCAGCGCCCGCAGCGCCAGGGCCAGGGGCAGAGCCCGAGCCAGGGCCAGCAGGGCCGGGACAGCGGTCCGCAGGACGACGGTTACGACGACGAGGCGGGCGGCCGTCGCGGCCGTCGCGGCCGCTACCGCGACCGCCGTGGCCGCCGTGGGCGCGAGGACTTCGCCAGCGATGTGCAGGTCGCCGACGACGACGTCCTGATCCCCGTCGCGGGCATCCTGGACATCCTCGACAACTACGCGTTCATCCGGACCTCCGGCTACCTGCCGGGCCCGAACGACGTCTACGTCTCGCTCGCCCAGGTCCGCAAGAACGGCCTGCGCAAGGGTGACCACGTCACCGGTGCGGTGCGTCAGCCCAAGGACGGCGAGCGCCGCGAGAAGTTCAACGCGCTGGTGCGTCTCGACTCGGTCAACGGCATGGCGCCCGAAACCGGCCGCGGCCGTCCGGAGTTCCAGAAGCTGACCCCGCTCTACCCGCAGGACCGGCTCCGTCTGGAGACCGACTCCAATGTGCTGACGACGCGGATCATCGACCTGGTCGCCCCCATCGGCAAGGGCCAGCGAGGCCTGATCGTGGCCCCGCCGAAGACCGGCAAGACGATGATCCTCCAGGCCATCGCCAACGCGATCACCGTCAACAGCCCCGAGTGCCACCTGATGGTCGTCCTGGTCGACGAGCGTCCGGAAGAGGTCACCGACATGCAGCGGTCGGTGAAGGGCGAGGTCATCTCCTCGACCTTCGACCGCCCGGCCGAGGACCACACCACGGTCGCCGAGCTGGCCATCGAGCGCGCCAAGCGTCTCGTCGAGCTGGGTCACGACGTGGTCGTCCTGCTGGACTCGATCACCCGTCTGGGCCGCGCGTACAACCTCGCGGCGCCGGCCTCCGGCCGCATCCTGTCCGGTGGTGTCGACTCGACCGCGCTGTACCCGCCGAAGCGCTTCTTCGGCGCGGCGCGCAACATCGAGGACGGCGGTTCGCTGACCATCCTGGCCACCGCGCTCGTCGAGACCGGCTCGCGCATGGACGAGGTGATCTTCGAGGAGTTCAAGGGCACCGGCAACATGGAGCTCAAGCTCGACCGGAAGCTCTCGGACAAGCGCATCTTCCCGGCGGTGGACGTCGACGCGTCCAGCACCCGTAAGGAAGAGATCCTGCTCGGCACCGACGAGCTGGCGGTCGTCTGGAAGCTGCGCCGGGT